In one Bacteroidota bacterium genomic region, the following are encoded:
- a CDS encoding T9SS type A sorting domain-containing protein — MKKIITTVLALFTVAVVSAQTTVKLNVKHLLKDKDFALNLAAENNLGNAFNVSRLQYYISKISIIHDGGKTTEATGVYILANAASDLSVDLGSYNVTTIEGVKFSVGVNSPQNNQDPSQWAVGHPLAPKSPSMHWGWTAGYRFVAMEGKAGSNLNTGYELHALGNDYYYAIQIPLTAQDVFGQLHINLKADYTKALENINVSGGVIVHGEGAETIKLMQNFRDHVFTSDSGAKNILAGVNEAVSTNALAIYPNPSNGSNVSVEITDNTVSYTAIQVTDITGRVVTEIAANAGQSVEIANLEKGIYMVSLMNGDYSLLTKKLIVQ, encoded by the coding sequence ATGAAAAAGATAATTACAACCGTTCTGGCACTATTTACAGTTGCTGTAGTTTCAGCACAAACCACTGTAAAACTGAACGTTAAACACCTACTAAAGGATAAAGATTTTGCATTAAACTTAGCCGCTGAAAACAACTTGGGCAATGCGTTTAATGTAAGCAGGTTACAATACTACATTTCAAAAATCAGCATTATACACGATGGCGGAAAAACAACCGAAGCTACGGGTGTTTACATTCTTGCCAATGCTGCATCAGACTTATCGGTTGATTTAGGTTCGTACAATGTTACTACTATTGAAGGCGTTAAGTTTTCTGTAGGTGTAAACTCACCACAAAACAACCAAGACCCTTCGCAATGGGCGGTAGGGCACCCTTTGGCACCCAAATCACCTTCAATGCACTGGGGTTGGACTGCGGGCTACCGCTTTGTAGCCATGGAAGGTAAAGCAGGCAGTAACCTAAATACCGGTTATGAATTGCACGCTTTGGGCAACGATTATTACTATGCCATCCAGATACCCTTAACGGCACAGGATGTTTTCGGTCAACTACACATTAACCTTAAGGCAGATTATACAAAAGCTCTCGAAAACATTAATGTTTCGGGTGGCGTGATTGTACACGGCGAGGGTGCAGAGACTATTAAATTGATGCAAAACTTTAGAGACCATGTGTTTACTTCTGATTCAGGAGCTAAAAATATATTGGCCGGAGTTAATGAGGCAGTATCAACCAATGCGCTTGCCATCTACCCCAACCCAAGCAATGGTAGCAATGTAAGTGTTGAAATTACTGACAACACCGTTTCGTATACTGCAATACAGGTAACCGATATTACAGGTAGAGTGGTAACTGAAATAGCGGCAAACGCCGGACAATCGGTTGAAATAGCCAACCTTGAAAAAGGTATTTATATGGTGAGCCTGATGAACGGCGATTATAGCTTGCTTACCAAAAAACTGATAGTACAGTAA
- a CDS encoding c-type cytochrome yields MRNLRVYILFAAIVLLVFACKKETNNTPVTTDGGIDVPEGFPPIPFPVDNQYSLKRWELGKRLFYDPILSSDSSLSCASCHKADIAFSDDVAFSMGVKGRAGTRNSPTLTNVAYLPYFTREGGVPTLEMQVLVPIQEHNEFDFNIVLIADRLQQSKEYVAMSWEAYNRPPDHFVITRALAMFERSLISGNSAYDRYYFQKNTSALTPDEIKGMELFFSAKTNCSSCHGGFNFSNYAFSNNGLYETYADIGRKRLTNNDTDLALFKVPTLRNIALTAPYMHDGSLKTLEEVVEHYNTGGKNHPHKSKLIMPLQLTPTEKAQLVAFLKSLTDYDFVNNKKFKP; encoded by the coding sequence ATGCGCAATCTTCGGGTATACATACTCTTTGCAGCCATTGTGCTGCTGGTGTTTGCCTGCAAAAAAGAGACAAACAATACCCCCGTTACTACTGACGGAGGAATTGATGTACCCGAAGGTTTCCCTCCTATTCCCTTCCCTGTTGATAACCAATATAGTTTGAAGCGATGGGAATTGGGTAAGCGACTGTTTTATGACCCGATACTGTCTTCCGATAGTTCGTTAAGTTGTGCATCGTGCCACAAGGCCGATATCGCTTTTAGTGATGATGTGGCCTTCAGTATGGGTGTAAAAGGGCGTGCAGGTACTCGCAACTCACCAACGCTGACTAACGTAGCCTATTTGCCTTATTTTACAAGAGAGGGCGGCGTCCCTACGCTTGAAATGCAAGTGTTGGTACCCATACAGGAGCACAATGAGTTTGATTTTAACATTGTGCTGATTGCTGACAGGTTGCAGCAAAGCAAAGAGTATGTAGCAATGAGTTGGGAGGCCTATAACCGTCCGCCCGACCACTTTGTTATCACCCGTGCTTTAGCCATGTTTGAACGCAGTCTTATCAGCGGTAACAGTGCCTATGACCGTTATTACTTTCAAAAAAATACGAGCGCGTTAACACCTGATGAGATTAAGGGAATGGAGCTGTTTTTCAGTGCAAAAACCAATTGCTCATCGTGTCACGGAGGGTTTAACTTTAGCAATTACGCCTTTAGTAACAACGGTTTGTACGAAACCTATGCCGATATAGGCCGCAAACGACTAACGAATAATGACACAGACTTAGCGTTGTTTAAAGTGCCTACCCTGCGCAACATTGCACTAACCGCACCTTATATGCACGACGGCTCACTGAAAACATTGGAGGAGGTTGTGGAACACTATAATACAGGAGGGAAAAACCACCCGCATAAAAGCAAACTCATAATGCCTTTGCAGCTTACACCAACGGAAAAAGCACAACTGGTGGCTTTCTTAAAAAGCCTCACCGATTATGATTTTGTAAACAACAAAAAATTTAAACCATGA